A single genomic interval of Salinarchaeum sp. IM2453 harbors:
- a CDS encoding proton-conducting transporter membrane subunit, which yields MIELIHPAFVIVALGFFAWRLPRRLSYVVGLAGLTGVFLYIAVVPSGMYELVSFVGFELVVEINDVTRLMGVTFAGFGVAAVGYAMSTDVGRTHLLVALCYVSGSLFTVLSGDWVSLAIGWEMMAIASTVLIWLSKGDAVRSGFRYAVVHAVGGSLLLIGLAAHGATVGITPETFHFTGDGITEGFATILVAVGILINAAIIGFHIWLPDAYSRPHVATSVFLSAYTTKAAVYATYRAFPDGNVLIAYIGGIMAVFGATYAVAQKDMRRLLAYHIQAQIGYMLAGVGIGTSLGIAGGFAHLLNNVLFKGLLFMVAGAIVLQTGKEKLDKFGALGAQSIILLATFVIAALSITAVPGFNGYVSKKLVLDAASSADLTGVWLLLTIGAVGTFLSFIKFGYYAFLSGEPQQTESIPSIRSSVMIVIAGICVLFGIWYELLFSILPHAESIDVAIYTFDGIAETAILAGVGLFLFVAGKSIIQNFSGGIDINRVRDPATFYGMQWITGTVKTAFQNIDATVSELSWRCVLLVRNPTQTIERALPEPLATKYHSRKYEVPGTTGLRIGLGMSIAVVLAVLITGLVFGILIT from the coding sequence ATGATTGAGCTGATCCACCCGGCCTTCGTTATTGTTGCGCTTGGATTTTTTGCGTGGCGGTTACCTCGACGGCTTAGCTATGTTGTTGGCTTGGCCGGACTCACTGGAGTGTTTCTGTATATTGCGGTTGTTCCATCTGGTATGTATGAACTCGTTTCGTTTGTCGGGTTTGAGCTTGTCGTCGAAATTAACGATGTCACACGACTGATGGGCGTAACATTCGCTGGATTTGGCGTCGCAGCGGTTGGATATGCAATGTCAACTGATGTTGGGAGAACACACTTACTCGTTGCACTGTGTTATGTCAGTGGCAGTCTATTTACGGTTCTGTCTGGCGACTGGGTTTCTCTAGCGATTGGCTGGGAAATGATGGCAATCGCCAGCACCGTTCTTATCTGGCTATCTAAAGGAGATGCTGTACGATCTGGGTTTCGATACGCTGTCGTGCATGCAGTCGGTGGATCGCTACTTTTGATTGGACTGGCTGCCCACGGAGCTACTGTTGGAATCACGCCAGAAACATTCCATTTTACTGGTGACGGAATTACAGAAGGTTTTGCCACTATTCTCGTCGCAGTCGGGATTTTGATTAATGCCGCGATAATTGGATTTCATATTTGGCTACCGGATGCATATTCGCGCCCACACGTTGCTACCTCAGTTTTTCTATCCGCATATACAACAAAAGCAGCAGTGTATGCAACCTATCGTGCGTTTCCGGACGGTAATGTGCTAATTGCATATATTGGCGGTATCATGGCTGTATTTGGAGCTACTTATGCTGTGGCACAGAAAGACATGCGCCGTCTCCTCGCTTACCATATACAAGCACAAATTGGGTACATGCTTGCTGGCGTTGGTATTGGAACTAGTCTTGGTATTGCCGGTGGGTTTGCACATCTATTGAACAATGTATTGTTCAAAGGATTGCTGTTCATGGTTGCTGGTGCGATTGTGCTTCAAACAGGTAAAGAGAAACTGGATAAATTCGGTGCGCTTGGCGCCCAATCGATCATACTGCTGGCTACATTCGTCATAGCTGCGTTATCAATTACCGCTGTTCCTGGCTTCAACGGATACGTGAGCAAAAAACTAGTGTTAGATGCGGCGTCAAGTGCTGATCTTACCGGTGTATGGCTCCTTCTTACAATCGGAGCTGTTGGTACATTTCTCTCCTTTATCAAATTTGGATATTATGCATTTCTGTCCGGCGAACCACAGCAAACCGAATCGATCCCATCCATACGGTCCAGTGTCATGATTGTCATCGCTGGAATTTGTGTTCTTTTTGGAATTTGGTATGAGCTACTATTTTCAATCTTGCCACATGCCGAATCGATCGATGTAGCTATTTACACGTTCGACGGAATTGCTGAAACAGCCATACTCGCTGGTGTTGGATTATTCCTCTTTGTTGCTGGAAAGTCAATCATTCAGAATTTCAGCGGCGGTATTGACATAAATCGAGTGCGTGATCCGGCGACATTTTACGGTATGCAATGGATTACAGGAACGGTTAAGACCGCGTTTCAGAATATAGATGCCACTGTCTCTGAGCTTTCATGGAGATGTGTTTTGTTGGTTCGGAATCCAACACAGACAATCGAACGGGCGTTGCCAGAACCGTTAGCAACGAAGTATCATAGCCGCAAATATGAGGTGCCAGGAACGACCGGACTCCGGATTGGGTTAGGCATGAGCATTGCTGTTGTGTTGGCAGTACTCATCACAGGGCTGGTGTTTGGAATATTGATCACATAA
- a CDS encoding proton-conducting transporter membrane subunit codes for MSDPTVIDSFRPLAAVTISLVGMILVMVFSERRRLRIGCILLAAIGQFLIVASMIPGAASGVEYETALGVLVADIDFVLRADPLGMIYALVASGLYVVTVIYAVGYLEATHSTRRPRFLAALALSLAAAVGVAFAGNLLILVLFYEFMTIGTYPLVAHDQTQKARRVGYKYVAYVLIGGTAAVLGTVFVFYLAGTVEFVAGGIPELAAVTQSSLLASVAFASLIFGFGVKAAIMPLHSWLPSAMVAPTPVSGLLHAVAVVKSGVFGIGRVILDVFGPAAAVATGLLTPLAVIAGITILLAGLLALRQNNLKRRLAYSTIAQLSYIVLGFAILTPLSVLGGLLHIIAHAAAKLTLFFCAGALYAERGLEDIDNMAGVAREMPIVMTGFAIGSFSLAGIPLFAGFVSKWNLMLGSGTESIPALVVFFLAGVLSVAYLWPVVYTAFFETPEHHDTKPLLDGPFGGISLASNNKSDAVQWTGEQTRATLLWPTAITAAVVIAFGLLADTTSIYEIAVLAIEQSVEGQI; via the coding sequence ATGAGTGACCCAACTGTTATTGACTCGTTTCGACCGCTGGCTGCTGTCACTATCTCTCTTGTCGGAATGATCCTCGTCATGGTGTTTTCTGAGCGACGACGACTTCGCATTGGTTGTATTCTGCTTGCGGCAATTGGCCAATTTTTAATTGTCGCGAGTATGATTCCGGGAGCTGCCTCCGGTGTAGAATATGAGACAGCACTGGGTGTCCTTGTTGCTGATATTGACTTTGTACTCCGTGCCGATCCGCTTGGAATGATTTATGCACTGGTTGCCAGTGGACTCTATGTCGTGACGGTTATCTATGCTGTTGGATATCTTGAAGCAACACACTCTACACGACGTCCACGGTTTCTTGCTGCACTTGCACTGAGTCTGGCAGCTGCTGTCGGCGTTGCATTCGCTGGTAACTTGCTCATTCTTGTGCTCTTTTATGAGTTCATGACGATTGGAACGTATCCACTTGTCGCACATGACCAGACACAGAAGGCCCGTCGCGTGGGATACAAATATGTTGCATATGTTTTGATTGGGGGAACAGCAGCTGTCCTTGGAACTGTGTTCGTCTTTTATCTGGCTGGAACGGTTGAATTTGTGGCTGGCGGTATTCCAGAACTGGCGGCGGTAACCCAGTCATCTCTTCTTGCTAGTGTTGCATTTGCATCCTTAATTTTCGGATTTGGTGTTAAAGCAGCAATTATGCCACTTCACTCATGGCTTCCAAGTGCGATGGTCGCCCCAACACCGGTTTCTGGGCTGTTACATGCTGTTGCAGTGGTAAAATCTGGTGTATTTGGCATTGGTAGAGTTATTCTTGATGTATTTGGTCCGGCAGCCGCGGTAGCAACCGGATTGCTTACTCCTCTTGCGGTCATCGCTGGCATCACGATTCTCTTAGCTGGACTCCTCGCATTACGACAGAACAATCTTAAGCGTCGACTCGCGTACTCGACAATCGCACAGTTGTCTTACATTGTGCTTGGATTTGCAATATTAACTCCACTCTCTGTGCTGGGCGGACTTTTACATATCATTGCGCATGCAGCAGCTAAGCTGACGCTATTTTTCTGTGCTGGGGCATTGTACGCCGAGCGAGGACTTGAGGACATTGATAATATGGCAGGTGTAGCCCGGGAGATGCCGATTGTAATGACAGGATTTGCAATCGGTAGTTTCAGTCTCGCTGGAATCCCCCTATTCGCTGGCTTTGTCAGCAAATGGAATCTAATGCTTGGAAGCGGAACTGAAAGTATCCCTGCTCTCGTTGTATTCTTTTTAGCTGGTGTTCTTTCGGTCGCATATCTCTGGCCGGTTGTTTACACAGCATTCTTTGAAACTCCAGAACACCACGACACAAAGCCACTTCTTGATGGACCATTTGGAGGGATCTCACTCGCATCAAATAACAAATCTGACGCAGTTCAATGGACTGGTGAACAAACAAGAGCAACTTTACTGTGGCCGACAGCCATCACTGCAGCAGTGGTCATTGCGTTTGGTCTTCTTGCGGATACAACATCAATATATGAGATCGCTGTGTTGGCGATTGAGCAATCTGTGGAGGGACAAATATGA
- a CDS encoding glutamine synthetase family protein: MSQPDIPGDVDFVRMFYVGNDGVVRGYIVPADRIKSVAENGMNLANAMQSFMSLDDLSPTSYYGPDGAVRLMPDMSTFKSLPYEPRTGSVMCNIENHEQEPWSADPRSTAQTFLAELDVNVNAAFESEFYLLEQGDDPDPIDDSVCFDPAGMQHASNVVYEIVDALEAQGMDFVTYYPEYGPGQQEVVVSHDEGITAADNLIRLKNTVKGVAINNELDTTFLPIPFEGAAGSGCHIHLSLWDDGENLFHDPQEDEPYQISRTARHFIGGILEHAPALVALTAPSVSSYRRLRPHMWASSHTCWGFDNREALVRVPFAEHSDPEDTTRIEFKAGDNTANPYLALLGVVAAGMDGIDRELDPGKPVKTDPMELSESERENRDITRLPKTLGEAVNELESSTFFAEVFGEDLFESYVDVKQAQWNEFTGETTEWELTNLRRSF, from the coding sequence ATGTCACAGCCAGATATCCCCGGTGATGTTGATTTTGTTCGGATGTTTTATGTTGGCAACGATGGGGTAGTTCGTGGATACATTGTCCCTGCAGACCGGATCAAAAGTGTTGCAGAAAATGGAATGAACCTAGCGAATGCGATGCAGTCGTTTATGTCACTTGATGATTTATCCCCAACAAGTTACTATGGCCCGGACGGGGCAGTCCGGCTGATGCCGGATATGTCCACATTCAAGTCACTTCCATACGAGCCTCGGACGGGATCAGTGATGTGTAATATCGAGAACCATGAACAGGAACCATGGAGTGCAGATCCCCGGTCGACTGCACAGACATTTCTCGCAGAGCTAGACGTTAACGTTAATGCGGCGTTCGAGAGCGAATTTTATTTGCTTGAGCAGGGCGACGATCCAGATCCAATTGATGACTCTGTTTGCTTTGATCCGGCAGGGATGCAGCATGCCAGCAATGTCGTGTACGAAATTGTCGATGCGCTTGAAGCACAGGGAATGGATTTCGTAACTTATTATCCAGAATATGGCCCTGGACAACAAGAAGTAGTTGTTAGTCATGATGAGGGAATTACAGCTGCTGACAACCTTATTCGACTGAAGAATACTGTCAAAGGTGTCGCAATAAATAACGAGTTAGATACAACATTTCTCCCGATTCCATTCGAAGGTGCAGCTGGAAGCGGTTGTCATATTCATCTCTCACTTTGGGATGACGGGGAAAACCTGTTCCATGATCCACAGGAAGACGAACCATATCAGATTTCTAGAACAGCGCGGCATTTTATTGGCGGCATCCTAGAACATGCTCCTGCACTTGTTGCGCTCACTGCCCCGTCAGTAAGCTCATACCGTCGACTTCGACCGCACATGTGGGCTTCCTCACACACATGCTGGGGCTTTGACAACCGAGAGGCACTTGTTCGGGTTCCATTTGCTGAACATTCCGACCCGGAAGACACGACCAGAATTGAATTCAAAGCTGGTGACAACACTGCGAATCCATACTTAGCATTACTTGGCGTCGTCGCAGCTGGCATGGATGGCATTGATCGTGAGTTAGATCCCGGAAAGCCGGTTAAAACAGATCCAATGGAGCTCTCAGAATCGGAGCGAGAAAACCGAGATATCACACGATTGCCTAAAACGCTTGGTGAAGCCGTGAATGAACTTGAATCAAGCACGTTCTTTGCTGAAGTGTTCGGGGAAGATCTCTTTGAATCCTATGTTGATGTGAAACAGGCACAGTGGAACGAGTTTACGGGCGAAACGACCGAATGGGAGCTGACAAACTTGCGACGATCATTCTAA
- a CDS encoding DUF6885 family protein, whose translation MTESIPPQFPAGELSVTIGPGFPSIHEEYRSLRDQRDMVCGAYTLTYLLRAYGITHYDNNQLTVDDVAALAGTGLEERNQRRQNAIRDQIEDGKIPASRAKQWYPSEYLERRLQTVETGGTSVKGVVKACERASDGLVSAIPVPSIIDGEVQLTRDRFETIVRAFLADKIPGQLMANYNMSHTFAPASLLGHKYNFTSLFTQWDNIDYFRTMDWDIGHFTSIAGIISREGYEQQYLVIRDSYKTFGWNGYHLQPLSLICDGVVREEDHRDGGLIIVVPNSATDTVMEFLEEINMKTGLWDNGSPYAPLQDNE comes from the coding sequence ATGACTGAAAGCATACCACCACAATTTCCGGCTGGAGAATTGTCTGTGACAATCGGACCAGGATTCCCGTCTATCCATGAGGAATATCGATCTCTCCGGGATCAACGGGACATGGTATGTGGAGCATATACGCTCACGTATTTGCTTCGGGCATATGGAATCACCCATTATGATAACAATCAGTTGACGGTTGATGATGTTGCAGCGTTAGCGGGTACCGGCTTAGAGGAACGAAACCAGCGTCGACAGAACGCAATTCGTGACCAGATTGAAGACGGGAAGATTCCAGCATCGCGAGCAAAGCAATGGTATCCAAGCGAGTATCTTGAACGACGGTTACAGACGGTTGAAACAGGCGGAACAAGTGTAAAAGGAGTCGTTAAAGCCTGTGAAAGAGCTTCGGATGGATTGGTGTCAGCTATTCCAGTGCCAAGTATCATCGACGGGGAAGTGCAATTAACTCGTGATCGATTCGAGACCATTGTGCGAGCGTTTCTTGCTGATAAGATTCCAGGACAGTTGATGGCGAACTATAATATGTCACACACATTTGCTCCAGCATCGTTACTGGGACATAAATACAATTTCACCAGCCTATTCACACAGTGGGACAATATTGACTATTTCAGGACGATGGACTGGGATATTGGTCACTTTACCTCAATTGCTGGGATCATCTCTCGAGAAGGATATGAACAGCAGTATCTTGTGATTCGTGACTCATATAAGACATTTGGCTGGAATGGATATCACTTACAACCGCTTTCGTTGATTTGTGATGGTGTTGTACGAGAGGAAGATCACCGGGATGGAGGACTTATTATCGTTGTGCCAAATAGTGCAACAGACACCGTCATGGAGTTTCTTGAGGAGATCAACATGAAAACTGGACTGTGGGATAACGGGAGTCCATACGCACCATTACAAGACAATGAATAA
- a CDS encoding M20 family metallopeptidase: MNKTSLTPAEQRFIEAGNNWIDQHRDGILELLTELVNRQSLSGSEGTADDPTSVVGHLWNRLQAETTYTALERQQIPQNVDYAEHPRENIYATIEGSSDDTVILTTHTDIVAEGRVDAWPNNTPFEPTEGIAEYVDDNEIRLQTGSVTKHGSIRDQMDRVWKMRDQDTKPVLIGRGVYDNKASIACLFGMLCGIEAGLSSHGLQLNGNVVHGHLVDEEIGQLGIKAMVGWDTMDGWLDTTPFADTVGVVLEGSYGFVPVIAHRGLAWITLRAEGESTHAATPHLGHNPVVAMGKALAELESNSFKQEFSTLFYDDPILGTPTVAPGTTIASEGIHSVQGDTIDRSDLNTVPSWCEATLDVRVPRWKGFPEERADILTQMANKVEIAANRMSDDVEFTATAATEDFFPPIAIAETNEKAQSHPLVDVARESTNHTLGYSPETEIAPGVTDATFLYHGTRAPTLVEYGPAGAWSHEPWEFVETEQVIDGAKTLLELSVRRLGVTATE; the protein is encoded by the coding sequence ATGAATAAGACAAGCTTGACGCCAGCGGAACAACGATTCATCGAAGCAGGAAATAACTGGATTGACCAACACCGCGATGGGATCCTCGAGCTACTGACTGAACTAGTTAATAGGCAGAGTCTCTCTGGCTCTGAAGGAACGGCAGACGATCCAACGTCTGTCGTTGGGCATCTCTGGAATCGACTCCAAGCAGAAACAACATACACAGCGCTTGAAAGACAGCAAATTCCGCAGAATGTTGATTACGCTGAGCACCCCCGAGAGAATATTTATGCCACGATTGAAGGTTCGTCTGATGATACGGTTATTTTGACGACACATACAGATATTGTCGCTGAAGGGCGGGTCGACGCATGGCCGAATAATACGCCATTTGAGCCAACTGAAGGAATTGCAGAATACGTTGATGACAACGAAATCAGGTTGCAGACAGGATCTGTAACCAAGCACGGTTCAATTCGAGACCAGATGGACCGTGTCTGGAAGATGCGCGATCAGGACACCAAGCCTGTGCTAATTGGACGTGGTGTATATGACAACAAAGCCTCCATCGCATGCTTGTTTGGGATGCTATGCGGCATTGAAGCGGGACTATCCAGCCATGGCCTGCAACTGAATGGGAATGTGGTTCATGGCCACCTTGTCGATGAGGAGATTGGTCAACTTGGAATCAAAGCGATGGTTGGATGGGATACAATGGATGGCTGGCTTGACACAACGCCGTTTGCTGACACAGTTGGTGTTGTACTTGAGGGTTCGTATGGATTTGTTCCGGTAATTGCTCATCGAGGGTTAGCATGGATTACGCTACGAGCGGAAGGGGAATCCACTCACGCCGCAACTCCGCACCTTGGACATAATCCGGTTGTCGCAATGGGCAAAGCACTGGCAGAGTTGGAATCTAATTCATTCAAACAAGAGTTTAGTACACTATTTTACGATGATCCGATCCTTGGCACCCCGACAGTTGCTCCAGGAACAACGATTGCCAGTGAGGGGATTCACTCAGTACAAGGAGATACAATAGATCGATCTGATCTTAATACAGTTCCAAGTTGGTGCGAAGCAACGCTTGATGTAAGAGTACCACGCTGGAAAGGGTTTCCAGAAGAACGCGCAGACATCTTAACGCAGATGGCAAACAAAGTAGAAATAGCTGCCAACCGGATGTCAGATGATGTTGAGTTTACTGCAACAGCCGCAACTGAGGACTTTTTTCCACCAATTGCAATTGCAGAAACCAATGAAAAAGCACAATCTCACCCTCTGGTCGATGTCGCACGGGAGAGCACTAACCATACACTCGGCTACTCACCAGAAACTGAAATCGCTCCGGGCGTAACTGATGCGACCTTTTTGTATCACGGGACACGAGCACCGACACTCGTGGAGTATGGACCGGCAGGAGCGTGGTCTCACGAACCATGGGAATTTGTCGAGACAGAGCAAGTGATTGATGGTGCCAAAACACTCCTTGAGCTATCAGTTAGACGGCTAGGAGTGACAGCGACAGAATGA
- a CDS encoding ABC transporter ATP-binding protein, whose amino-acid sequence MAVIQVEGLRREFDDVVAVEDISFSVGDGEIFGLLGPNGAGKSTLINLLVTLLKPSSGTATVAGHDIVTDRSAVRDNIGIVFQEPALDEELTGAENLAFHARLYGMKNPHRKQRVDDILEIVGLENERDNRVSTYSGGMARRLEIGRGLLHEPKVLFLDEPTVGLDPGTRRDLWEYIQRLNEEEGISIIITTHYIEEAEFLCDQVAIVDDGNVVADDTPDALKKTVGGDVVQLRVDGETGHLIDRLRTQPWISEVTMDDSTVQIVLEESEERIADIVHLADAEDVTISAITRQERSLEAAFLSLTDSSMSAEDNNVVSDQVVAEQGGHQ is encoded by the coding sequence ATGGCAGTTATACAAGTTGAGGGACTGCGGAGAGAGTTTGATGATGTTGTTGCTGTTGAGGACATCTCTTTTAGTGTTGGTGATGGTGAGATATTTGGGTTGCTTGGTCCAAACGGTGCTGGAAAGTCAACGCTGATCAATTTGCTGGTGACACTGCTGAAGCCAAGCTCTGGTACGGCAACCGTTGCAGGCCATGACATCGTCACTGACCGAAGTGCGGTTCGAGACAATATTGGCATTGTATTTCAGGAACCAGCACTGGATGAGGAACTAACTGGTGCTGAGAATCTGGCTTTTCATGCCCGTCTGTACGGAATGAAAAATCCACATCGAAAGCAGCGTGTTGATGATATTCTTGAGATTGTTGGGCTAGAAAATGAGCGGGATAACCGTGTCTCGACATATTCTGGTGGTATGGCTCGTCGTCTTGAAATCGGTCGAGGGCTTCTGCATGAGCCGAAAGTGTTGTTTTTAGATGAGCCTACGGTCGGCCTCGATCCGGGAACCCGACGGGACCTCTGGGAATATATCCAACGACTTAACGAAGAGGAAGGAATCTCAATTATCATAACAACGCACTATATTGAAGAGGCAGAGTTTCTCTGTGATCAGGTCGCAATTGTCGATGACGGAAACGTTGTGGCTGATGATACCCCAGATGCGCTGAAGAAGACCGTCGGGGGCGATGTCGTTCAACTCCGTGTCGATGGTGAGACCGGACACCTTATCGATCGACTCCGTACACAACCGTGGATCAGTGAAGTGACAATGGATGATTCGACAGTACAGATTGTTCTTGAAGAGAGTGAGGAGCGAATTGCTGATATTGTTCATCTTGCAGATGCAGAGGATGTTACAATCAGCGCGATTACACGACAAGAACGCAGTCTTGAGGCTGCATTCTTATCACTTACTGATAGCTCCATGTCAGCTGAAGATAATAATGTCGTCTCAGACCAAGTTGTTGCAGAACAAGGAGGGCATCAGTAA
- a CDS encoding ABC transporter permease has product MSRINPLAIYALWVRDVKRFTRTPSRIVGAIGLPLLFLLFLGTGFSGAAIPGLPEDVNYLEFLVPGMIGFTMLFGASFAGLTILSDRDTGFLKEILVAPVSRTSIVLGRIAGGSTTAIIQAVLILVLSVPLGFVPQSLLGVIAAVGFMLLIAITFVGFGLTLASQFRDSEGFGLVINFVIFPIFFLSGALFPLSGLPSIIEPLAYLNPLTYGVDGLRAVLVGASAHSVSVNAVALLISSIIMVNIGAALFSRVETV; this is encoded by the coding sequence ATGTCTCGCATTAATCCACTTGCCATCTATGCACTCTGGGTCCGTGATGTTAAGCGATTCACTCGTACACCATCTCGCATTGTCGGGGCAATTGGATTGCCACTTCTATTTCTCTTGTTCTTAGGGACTGGATTCAGTGGAGCCGCAATTCCTGGTCTTCCAGAGGACGTGAATTATCTTGAGTTTCTCGTCCCGGGAATGATTGGATTCACAATGTTGTTTGGAGCCTCCTTTGCTGGGCTGACGATCCTCTCTGATCGCGACACTGGATTTCTGAAAGAGATCCTTGTCGCTCCAGTGAGCCGAACATCAATTGTTCTCGGACGGATCGCCGGGGGATCAACAACAGCAATCATTCAGGCAGTGTTGATTCTCGTACTTTCGGTGCCGCTTGGATTCGTTCCCCAGAGCTTGCTTGGTGTGATAGCAGCGGTTGGGTTTATGTTGCTCATTGCGATCACCTTTGTTGGATTTGGTCTTACATTGGCCTCGCAGTTTCGCGATAGCGAAGGATTCGGCCTTGTCATCAACTTTGTTATTTTCCCGATATTCTTCCTGTCTGGAGCGTTATTCCCACTATCTGGTCTACCGAGTATCATCGAACCACTGGCATATCTTAATCCATTGACATACGGTGTAGATGGCCTCCGTGCAGTGCTTGTTGGAGCAAGCGCACACTCGGTCAGTGTAAATGCAGTTGCACTGCTGATTTCATCCATTATCATGGTTAATATTGGGGCTGCCCTATTTAGCCGTGTGGAGACTGTCTGA